The Primulina tabacum isolate GXHZ01 chromosome 16, ASM2559414v2, whole genome shotgun sequence genome window below encodes:
- the LOC142528719 gene encoding CBL-interacting serine/threonine-protein kinase 6-like gives MGSEEKCGVLHGKYELGRLLGHGTFAKVYHARTLKTGKSLAIKIVGKEKVIRVGMMDQVKREISVMKMMKHPNIVELHEVMASKTKIYFVMEFVRGGELFGKISKGKLREEVARNYFQQLISAVDFCHSRGVYHRDLKPENLLLDEVGNLKVTDFGLSAFTDHLRQDGLLHTTCGTPAYVAPEVIGKKGYDGAKADIWSCGVILFALLAGYLPFQEDNIVAMYRKICRGDFKCPPWFSPESRKLITKMLDPNPSTRMTISKIMDCSWFKKSNFRRLGSKEEQELTAEDEANVEKGKEAETLNAFHIISLSEGFDLSPLFEEKNKVEKEELRFATASPASSVISKLEEVAKTKNFSIKKSDSFVRLQGLECGRKGKLGIDADFFAVAPSFLMVEVKKSSGDTLEYNQFCSKELRPALKDIAWTSGKSTPA, from the coding sequence ATGGGATCTGAAGAAAAATGTGGGGTGCTGCATGGAAAGTATGAGTTGGGGAGGCTCTTGGGACACGGCACTTTCGCGAAGGTGTACCATGCGCGGACTTTAAAGACTGGGAAGAGCCTGGCCATCAAAATCGTGGGCAAAGAGAAGGTGATTCGGGTGGGGATGATGGACCAAGTGAAGCGTGAGATCTctgtgatgaaaatgatgaagcaTCCGAACATAGTCGAGCTTCACGAAGTCATGGCTAGTAAGACCAAGATTTACTTCGTCATGGAATTTGTTCGCGGGGGAGAATTGTTCGGGAAGATCTCTAAGGGAAAGCTTCGTGAAGAGGTGGCTCGGAACTACTTCCAGCAGCTTATATCCGCCGTAGATTTCTGCCATAGCCGCGGTGTGTATCACCGTGATTTGAAGCCTGAGAATCTGTTGCTAGATGAAGTGGGGAATCTTAAGGTCACGGATTTCGGACTCAGCGCTTTTACCGATCACCTCAGACAGGACGGTTTGCTGCACACAACGTGCGGCACGCCTGCGTATGTTGCTCCGGAGGTGATTGGTAAGAAAGGGTACGACGGTGCGAAGGCCGATATCTGGTCCTGCGGCGTCATTCTGTTTGCGTTATTGGCTGGTTATTTGCCTTTCCAGGAAGACAATATCGTTGCCATGTACAGGAAGATTTGCAGGGGAGATTTCAAATGCCCACCTTGGTTTTCGCCAGAATCCCGCAAATTGATTACCAAAATGTTGGATCCCAATCCCAGTACGAGGATGACCATATCAAAGATCATGGACTGTTCTTGGTTCAAGAAATCGAATTTCCGGCGTTTGGGGTCGAAAGAAGAGCAAGAACTGACGGCAGAAGATGAGGCAAATGTTGAAAAGGGGAAAGAAGCAGAGACTTTGAATGCTTTCCACATCATTTCCTTGTCCGAAGGATTCGATCTTTCTCCCCTCTTCGAGGAGAAGAATAAGGTCGAGAAAGAAGAATTGAGATTCGCCACAGCAAGCCCTGCCAGCAGTGTGATTTCGAAGCTCGAGGAGGTGGCCAAGACGAAGAACTTCAGTATCAAAAAGAGTGATTCTTTTGTTAGATTGCAGGGTTTAGAGTGTGGGAGAAAAGGGAAACTTGGAATAGATGCCGACTTCTTTGCGGTGGCGCCGTCTTTTCTGATGGTGGAGGTGAAGAAATCAAGTGGCGATACTCTTGAATACAATCAATTCTGCAGCAAAGAGCTGAGACCGGCGCTGAAAGATATTGCTTGGACATCAGGCAAATCGACACCTGCTTAA
- the LOC142530093 gene encoding AP2/ERF and B3 domain-containing transcription factor At1g50680-like, whose amino-acid sequence MTHLAFHVATFLVYSLNDTRFIMEEQQISLVVTSNALAPLSDSESSIYQYYPVEYATLYDASWLKPGVVNQQNGYWGAYLCANNEHIWLGSFKTEEEAAFMAHKTASVEFCDVDWGTTPPQFLSHLSTGEFINMTMDSSYDSNFPNNQMAQVQEKPDSAALPDTSGYNLRRLFMKVLTPSDAGKLNRLVIPKRYAVRHFPKICEDEGVNEDVEVMFFDMSMKIWKFRYCYWNSSQSYVFTRGWNGFLKEKCLKPKDMVIFWAYERSDGMDDVGKLYVIDVLYDNNAGDGQIGDVTDNGGPSELLMGQAGDDGHGNEEIGRMDAQHGGFEEKGVKLFGVNII is encoded by the exons ATGACTCATTTGGCGTTCCACGTCGCAACCTTCTTGGTCTATAGTTTGAATGACACCAG ATTCATCATGGAAGAACAGCAGATTTCATTGGTTGTTACATCAAACGCTCTTGCTCCTCTTTCTGACTCAGAGAGCAGCATTTACCAGTACTATCCAGTTGAGTATGCGACACTATATGATGCCTCCTGGTTGAAGCCAGGCGTGGTAAATCAACAGAATGGGTACTGGGGTGCATACTTATGTGCCAACAATGAACACATTTGGCTTGGATCTTTTAAAACCGAGGAGGAAGCTGCATTTATGGCTCACAAAACGGCATCCGTCGAGTTTTGTGATGTAGACTGGGGTACTACACCACCACAGTTCTTGAGTCATCTCTCCACTGGTGAATTCATCAACATGACCATGGACAGCTCATATGATTCAAACTTTCCGAATAATCAGATGGCTCAAGTTCAGGAAAAGCCTGATTCGGCAGCTTTGCCCGATACCTCAGGCTACAATTTGCGGCGACTTTTCATGAAGGTGCTCACACCTAGCGATGCGGGTAAGCTTAACCGTCTTGTGATTCCAAAAAGGTACGCCGTTAGGCATTTCCCTAAAATATGTGAAGATGAAGGCGTCAACGAAGATGTAGAGGTCATGTTTTTCGACATGTCCATGAAGATATGGAAGTTTCGGTACTGCTATTGGAATAGTAGCCAAAGCTACGTTTTTACCAGAGGCTGGAATGGCTTTTTGAAAGAAAAGTGTTTGAAACCAAAGGATATGGTTATTTTTTGGGCCTACGAGCGCAGCGACGGCATGGATGATGTTGGTAAATTGTATGTTATAGACGTGTTATATGACAACAATGCTGGAGATGGCCAGATTGGAGATGTCACCGACAACGGTGGTCCGTCGGAACTGCTGATGGGGCAGGCTGGTGACGATGGTCATGGAAATGAAGAAATTGGGAGAATGGATGCACAGCATGGTGGTTTTGAAGAGAAGGGTGTCAAACTTTTTGGGGTGAATATTATTTGA